DNA from candidate division KSB1 bacterium:
AAGATTTTTACTTGCAGATTCGGAATATATAACCGGAACAATAATACCCGTGGATGGCGGTTTTCGCCTGGAAGGAAGTTAAATGAAGATTTATTTTTCCGCCGCAATTAGCGCCGGACGAAGTTATGCACCGATTTACAAGAAAATGGCAGAGACGCTAACTGAAAATGGACTTACCGTTTTGACTGAACATGTCGCCGATTTAAATGTGCTGCAAATGGAAAAGAGTTTTTCTGCGACTGAGATTTATAATCGGGACATCCGCTTGATTCATGATTGCGACCTTTTGCTTGCGGAAATTTCCCATCCATCGACAGGAGTGGGATATGAAATTGCATATGCATTGCTTAGCGATAAGCCGGTTATTGCGACTTATCTCAGCGGGCTTAAAGTCAGTAAAATGATAACTGGAAATACCCAACAAAACCTTTA
Protein-coding regions in this window:
- a CDS encoding nucleoside 2-deoxyribosyltransferase; translation: MKIYFSAAISAGRSYAPIYKKMAETLTENGLTVLTEHVADLNVLQMEKSFSATEIYNRDIRLIHDCDLLLAEISHPSTGVGYEIAYALLSDKPVIATYLSGLKVSKMITGNTQQNLYIYTYESINDLLDYLPGWIETSMSVYK